One genomic window of Campylobacter curvus includes the following:
- the rplI gene encoding 50S ribosomal protein L9: protein MKVLLIKDVKSLGKAGEIKEVKDGYGNNFLIGKGLAKAATPDVIRQYEAAQKRKEEELKYEISNLEKLKDELSKITLVIKKTLGANGSLFGSVSKEEIAEELEKAHHLIVDKKAIEIDKNHLKAVGLYDVQVKLGHAISATLKVDVQGE, encoded by the coding sequence ATGAAAGTATTACTCATAAAAGATGTAAAATCACTGGGAAAAGCAGGAGAGATCAAAGAGGTCAAGGACGGATACGGCAACAACTTCTTGATCGGCAAAGGTCTAGCAAAAGCGGCCACTCCTGACGTCATACGCCAATACGAAGCCGCTCAAAAGCGAAAAGAAGAAGAGCTGAAATATGAAATTTCAAATTTAGAAAAGCTAAAAGACGAGCTCTCAAAGATTACGCTCGTCATCAAAAAAACGCTCGGCGCTAACGGCTCGCTCTTTGGTTCCGTCTCAAAAGAGGAGATCGCCGAAGAGCTTGAAAAAGCGCACCATCTCATAGTCGATAAAAAGGCTATCGAGATAGATAAAAATCACCTCAAAGCAGTCGGTCTTTACGACGTTCAAGTAAAGCTCGGACACGCTATATCAGCTACATTAAAAGTAGACGTGCAAGGAGAATAA
- the hslV gene encoding ATP-dependent protease subunit HslV → MFHATTILAYKGKNKSVIGGDGQVSFGNTVLKGNAVKIRKIKDGKVLAGFAGSTADAFNLFDMFEENLEHAKGDLLKAVIEFSKAWRKDKYLRKLEAMMLVLNREKIFLLSGTGDVVEPEDGKIAAIGSGGNFALSAARALDKFADIDEEKLVKESLTIAGEICIYTNTNIKTYVIEDEK, encoded by the coding sequence GTGTTTCATGCAACGACCATTTTAGCCTACAAAGGCAAAAACAAATCCGTGATCGGCGGCGACGGGCAAGTAAGCTTTGGCAACACCGTGCTTAAGGGCAACGCAGTCAAGATCCGCAAGATCAAAGACGGCAAGGTACTGGCAGGTTTTGCAGGCAGCACGGCTGATGCGTTTAATCTTTTTGATATGTTCGAGGAAAATTTAGAGCATGCAAAGGGTGATCTGCTAAAAGCGGTGATAGAATTTAGCAAGGCGTGGCGCAAGGATAAATATCTAAGAAAGCTGGAAGCCATGATGCTGGTGCTAAACCGCGAGAAAATTTTCCTCTTAAGCGGCACAGGCGACGTGGTGGAGCCTGAGGACGGCAAGATAGCGGCTATAGGAAGCGGGGGGAATTTCGCCCTGTCAGCGGCTCGTGCGCTGGATAAATTTGCCGATATCGACGAGGAAAAGCTGGTAAAAGAGAGCCTCACGATCGCCGGCGAAATTTGCATTTACACGAACACAAACATCAAAACTTATGTAATCGAGGATGAAAAATAA
- the hslU gene encoding HslU--HslV peptidase ATPase subunit yields the protein MNMTPKQIVEFLDDYVIGQKDAKKIIAIALRNRYRRMKLEKAMQDDIMPKNILMIGSTGVGKTEIARRLSKMMGMPFIKVEASKYTEVGFVGRDVESMVRDLAMAAFNLVKAEQSEKNQDKINAYIEEKIVSKLLPPLPKGASEEKTADYERSYEKMLAKFRNGDLDDLTVEIEIQQNSLETGSNVPPDMAQMQESFIKIIGMGSKNVKKEMKVKDAKKALENEANDKILDIESIKTQAIRRAENEGIIFIDEIDKVAVSSGNSSRQDPSKEGVQRDLLPIVEGSNVSTKFGNLKTDHILFIAAGAFHISKPSDLIPELQGRFPLRVELDSLDEKALYQILTKPKNSLLKQYIALLSTENVELAFDDEAIHEIAKIAQAANEKMEDIGARRLHTVIERVIEDISFEASEKSGEKVNVTKELVKERLSDVVEDQDLARYIL from the coding sequence ATGAATATGACACCAAAGCAGATCGTTGAATTTCTCGATGATTATGTCATCGGTCAAAAAGATGCCAAAAAAATAATCGCGATCGCGCTTCGCAACCGCTACCGCAGGATGAAGCTGGAAAAGGCGATGCAAGATGACATCATGCCAAAAAATATCTTGATGATAGGCTCGACCGGCGTAGGCAAGACCGAGATCGCAAGGCGACTTTCAAAGATGATGGGCATGCCTTTTATCAAGGTAGAGGCGAGCAAATACACAGAAGTAGGCTTTGTAGGTCGCGACGTAGAGAGCATGGTCAGAGATCTCGCCATGGCCGCTTTTAACCTCGTAAAAGCCGAACAAAGCGAAAAAAATCAAGATAAAATAAACGCCTACATAGAAGAAAAGATCGTCTCAAAGCTGCTCCCCCCTTTGCCAAAAGGTGCTAGCGAGGAGAAGACGGCGGACTACGAGCGAAGCTACGAAAAGATGCTGGCTAAATTTAGAAACGGCGATCTTGATGACCTGACAGTCGAGATCGAGATCCAGCAAAATTCGCTAGAAACCGGCTCAAACGTCCCACCGGATATGGCTCAGATGCAAGAGAGCTTCATAAAAATAATCGGCATGGGAAGCAAAAACGTCAAAAAAGAGATGAAGGTAAAGGACGCCAAAAAAGCCCTTGAAAACGAGGCTAATGATAAAATTTTAGATATAGAGAGCATAAAAACGCAGGCGATAAGACGCGCTGAAAACGAAGGTATCATCTTTATAGACGAGATAGACAAGGTCGCGGTAAGCTCCGGAAATTCGAGCAGACAAGATCCCAGCAAAGAGGGCGTGCAGCGCGATTTGCTACCGATAGTAGAAGGCTCGAACGTCTCGACGAAATTTGGAAATTTAAAGACCGATCATATCCTTTTCATCGCGGCAGGAGCTTTTCATATCAGCAAGCCAAGCGATCTAATACCGGAACTGCAGGGGCGCTTCCCGCTTCGCGTAGAGCTTGATAGTCTCGATGAAAAAGCGCTTTATCAGATCCTGACTAAGCCAAAAAACTCACTCCTAAAGCAATACATCGCCCTGCTCTCCACTGAAAATGTAGAGCTTGCATTTGATGACGAAGCGATACACGAGATAGCCAAGATCGCGCAAGCGGCAAACGAAAAGATGGAAGATATCGGCGCTCGCCGCCTACATACCGTGATCGAGCGCGTGATAGAGGACATCAGCTTTGAGGCCAGTGAAAAAAGCGGTGAAAAGGTAAATGTCACAAAAGAGCTGGTAAAAGAGCGTTTAAGCGATGTGGTAGAAGATCAAGACCTTGCGAGGTATATCCTTTGA
- the era gene encoding GTPase Era, translating into MRSGFVSIIGRTNAGKSSLLNALLNEKIAIVSHKQNATRRKINGIVMNEGDQIIFVDTPGLHESDKILNKLMINEAVKSMGDCDAMIFIASVHDNTSDYEKFLNLNPKKPHILVLSKVDEVSNEKLLKKMMQYQNFQSRFTALVPFSIKKQSYQKPLLDEICKLLPEHAYFYDPQFLTDTNEKEIFRDFILEAIYENLSDEIPYLSDVSVDKVVEKAGITEIFATIITEKDTHKSMIIGKNGETIKRIGIFARKLIKNLTNCKIYLKLDVVVKRGWSKDEKIIKKLIGY; encoded by the coding sequence TTGAGGTCCGGATTTGTCAGTATCATAGGGCGGACGAACGCGGGCAAAAGCTCGCTTTTAAACGCCCTTTTAAACGAAAAGATTGCCATCGTTTCACATAAGCAAAACGCCACTAGGCGCAAGATAAACGGTATCGTGATGAATGAAGGCGACCAGATCATCTTCGTAGATACTCCGGGACTTCACGAAAGCGATAAAATTTTAAACAAGCTGATGATAAACGAAGCCGTAAAATCGATGGGCGACTGCGACGCCATGATATTTATAGCCTCCGTACATGACAATACGAGCGACTATGAAAAATTTTTAAATTTAAACCCTAAAAAGCCACACATCCTCGTCTTGAGCAAAGTCGATGAGGTAAGCAACGAAAAGCTTTTGAAAAAAATGATGCAATATCAAAATTTTCAAAGCCGCTTCACCGCTCTCGTGCCCTTTAGTATAAAAAAGCAAAGCTATCAAAAGCCGCTATTAGATGAGATTTGCAAGCTTTTGCCCGAGCACGCATATTTTTACGACCCCCAGTTTTTGACCGATACGAACGAAAAGGAAATTTTCCGCGACTTCATACTTGAGGCGATATATGAAAATTTAAGCGACGAGATCCCGTATCTTAGCGATGTCAGCGTAGATAAGGTCGTAGAAAAAGCCGGTATCACTGAAATTTTTGCGACGATAATCACCGAAAAAGACACGCACAAATCTATGATAATCGGAAAAAATGGCGAAACTATAAAACGCATAGGTATCTTTGCCAGAAAGTTAATCAAAAATTTAACAAATTGTAAAATCTACTTGAAGCTCGATGTAGTCGTTAAAAGAGGCTGGAGTAAAGACGAAAAGATTATAAAAAAGTTAATCGGCTATTGA
- a CDS encoding C4-dicarboxylate ABC transporter, translating to MFKNKKNNEISIVTIDPYEQTGFKFQNNEVDILDISKTAQKQNFFISYLKFKDIITTTINLPRNTSEDELTNIISIKTYEELSLDAAVDYKITYAEMQSQNENRLFNVFVVNNDLINKNFKDISKKIPYIDYLAVAPLLYGAVYKRSLLPSVDVDCFVCLQDDDAFLAVYSGGEYLASRPLRYTLNYIKDKYVEQSGERTSDEAFFKMLATKGLELDRENENFNPDLNTVFEDCLFYINDTINIINRIYFINVNSIYIDCSGEGIANLDKFTHSKLGIKTSILNANITINSKHFNISQQHNMMALFAKLYQDEGYEEEFNFSTMMRPEPFAKRKSGQFILTCLIALGISLAYPIYNYIAGEILEQDSQRLDNKLTELNAQANEIKQKLAQLSKEQDEVKGLTAKEQEKLDFRKSLLDEIQSKKNSYAMKGVNLFELTNIINDNDVQITSVTNDDRNLTIAATSDNEKKITELIKAIAQTPKYSVNTKKIYSDELKRNYESNISIEIKQ from the coding sequence ATGTTTAAAAATAAAAAAAATAACGAAATTTCAATTGTTACCATAGATCCTTACGAGCAAACGGGTTTTAAATTTCAAAATAACGAAGTTGATATCCTTGATATAAGCAAGACCGCCCAAAAGCAAAATTTCTTCATCTCGTATCTGAAATTTAAAGACATCATAACAACGACCATAAACCTGCCAAGAAATACAAGCGAAGATGAGCTCACCAACATCATCTCCATCAAAACATACGAGGAGCTCTCGCTTGATGCGGCGGTTGATTATAAGATCACGTATGCCGAGATGCAAAGTCAAAACGAAAACAGGCTTTTTAACGTCTTTGTCGTAAATAACGACCTTATAAATAAAAATTTCAAAGACATATCAAAAAAGATACCTTACATAGACTATCTCGCGGTCGCTCCACTTCTTTACGGTGCGGTCTATAAAAGAAGCCTACTGCCAAGCGTGGATGTGGATTGTTTCGTCTGTTTGCAAGACGATGATGCGTTTTTGGCTGTATATTCAGGCGGTGAATACCTCGCTTCGCGGCCTCTTAGATATACATTAAACTACATAAAAGATAAATACGTCGAGCAAAGCGGTGAGCGCACCAGCGACGAAGCGTTTTTCAAGATGCTGGCTACCAAAGGCCTGGAACTTGATAGAGAAAATGAAAATTTCAATCCCGATTTAAACACCGTTTTTGAAGACTGCTTGTTTTATATAAACGACACCATAAATATCATAAACCGCATATATTTCATAAACGTAAATAGCATCTACATCGACTGCAGCGGTGAGGGTATTGCAAATTTAGATAAATTCACGCATAGCAAGCTGGGTATAAAAACCAGCATCTTAAATGCAAACATCACGATAAACAGTAAACATTTCAATATCTCCCAGCAGCACAACATGATGGCGCTGTTTGCCAAGCTTTATCAAGACGAGGGCTACGAGGAGGAATTTAACTTCTCCACGATGATGCGCCCGGAGCCTTTTGCTAAGCGAAAGAGCGGACAGTTCATACTCACCTGCTTGATTGCGCTTGGTATAAGCCTTGCGTATCCTATATATAACTACATTGCAGGCGAAATTTTAGAGCAGGACTCCCAAAGACTAGATAATAAACTAACCGAGCTAAATGCACAAGCAAACGAGATCAAACAAAAGCTGGCGCAGCTTTCAAAAGAGCAAGACGAGGTAAAAGGGCTTACTGCAAAAGAGCAAGAGAAGCTGGACTTTAGAAAAAGCCTGCTAGACGAGATACAATCCAAGAAAAATAGCTACGCGATGAAAGGTGTGAATCTTTTCGAGCTAACAAACATCATAAACGATAACGACGTACAAATAACAAGCGTCACGAACGACGATAGAAACCTCACTATCGCAGCTACGAGCGATAACGAAAAGAAGATAACCGAGCTCATAAAAGCCATCGCTCAGACACCAAAATACTCGGTAAATACTAAGAAAATTTACTCGGACGAGCTAAAACGCAACTACGAGAGCAACATCAGCATAGAGATAAAACAATGA
- the mshL gene encoding pilus (MSHA type) biogenesis protein MshL, whose product MLALKSNKIKFIAAILLLSLSFVGAQAKASSCLGKNFSMKISDDIALGDVLNQLSDMCDFSIVAKDNLSKQELKDHVFGVNIRNMSLNEVFDLLLNEKNLSYEFSNNVLKISSLQTRIFKIDYITSVREGTAVTKASVDASPVEVGDEKDDAEGGDIQNSNNLIRSVEKFDFWEKLDTELKAILNNTSEHVSAPDPIINSNAGLITVTGTPSQLRRVESYINEVQRRLKKQVIIDVSIIAVDLNNEYKQGVDWSKFELGFNSYLGGDPTKPSNAGWNNRGNGLSAGFGQTLNIAANLNFSLDGMMNFLETNGKAKVISSPKVTTLNNQQALISVGDNINYRVMEQTDSANALNDRIKTTYKQYSVFIGILLNLLPEVSDNNKIMLRINPSLSSFKYQEDDVRAQNTNIREIAPDTIQKKLSTVVQVNSGDTIVLGGLIGQTKNKQNTAVPILADIPLLGNAFKSTKDAVKTTELIFVITPRVVDLDGAKPVQQSLKDLGFSKSIYE is encoded by the coding sequence ATGTTGGCATTAAAATCAAATAAGATCAAATTCATAGCGGCTATTTTGCTACTGTCTTTAAGTTTCGTAGGTGCGCAGGCAAAAGCTAGCAGCTGTCTGGGTAAAAATTTTAGTATGAAAATTTCAGACGATATCGCGCTTGGCGACGTGCTAAATCAACTATCCGATATGTGCGACTTTAGCATCGTGGCAAAAGATAACCTTAGCAAACAAGAGCTGAAGGATCATGTTTTTGGCGTGAATATCAGGAATATGTCTTTAAACGAAGTCTTTGACTTGTTGCTAAACGAGAAAAATTTAAGCTATGAATTTTCAAATAACGTATTAAAAATCTCATCGCTGCAAACAAGGATATTTAAAATCGACTATATAACCTCCGTCCGCGAGGGCACAGCAGTGACAAAGGCCTCGGTAGATGCCTCTCCTGTCGAAGTGGGCGATGAAAAAGACGATGCCGAGGGAGGCGATATCCAAAACTCAAACAACCTGATAAGAAGCGTAGAGAAATTCGACTTTTGGGAGAAGCTAGACACCGAGCTTAAGGCGATACTAAACAACACGAGCGAGCATGTATCTGCGCCAGATCCTATCATCAACTCAAATGCCGGTCTCATCACGGTCACAGGCACTCCGTCTCAGCTAAGGCGCGTCGAGAGCTATATAAACGAGGTGCAAAGACGCCTCAAAAAACAAGTCATCATAGACGTTTCTATCATCGCAGTCGATCTAAACAACGAATATAAACAAGGCGTGGACTGGAGCAAATTCGAGCTTGGTTTCAACTCATACTTAGGCGGCGATCCGACTAAGCCATCAAATGCTGGCTGGAACAATAGAGGCAACGGCCTGAGCGCCGGCTTTGGTCAGACGTTAAACATCGCGGCGAATTTAAATTTCAGCCTTGACGGGATGATGAATTTCTTGGAGACTAATGGCAAAGCCAAGGTCATCTCAAGCCCGAAAGTAACGACTCTAAACAACCAACAAGCATTGATATCGGTGGGCGATAACATCAACTACCGCGTCATGGAGCAAACAGACAGCGCCAACGCACTAAACGACAGGATAAAGACGACTTACAAACAATATTCCGTTTTTATAGGAATTTTGCTAAATTTACTCCCGGAAGTGTCTGACAATAACAAGATCATGCTTCGCATAAATCCGTCGCTAAGTAGCTTCAAATACCAAGAAGACGACGTCAGAGCCCAAAATACAAACATCAGAGAGATAGCTCCTGATACGATACAAAAGAAGCTATCGACAGTCGTTCAGGTAAATAGTGGCGATACGATCGTGCTTGGCGGACTCATCGGTCAGACAAAAAATAAACAAAATACGGCCGTGCCTATCTTGGCGGATATCCCACTACTTGGAAACGCCTTTAAAAGCACGAAAGATGCGGTCAAAACGACAGAGCTGATATTTGTGATAACGCCTAGAGTCGTCGATCTAGACGGCGCTAAACCGGTTCAGCAATCGCTTAAAGATTTAGGATTTTCAAAGTCGATTTATGAGTAA
- a CDS encoding ATP-binding protein, with translation MSNNNETNIYTQVKEVFMNEDDVKNFVNLDKSINCYNKIVSVLKKPLKLILFYGKPGSGKTFLLNKITADLSEQQNIIFFPHPFFNEATFIGALCERLFGEKKDGIENFEIFIKEYGKKFKDREEILQNQVIVILDEAQLYPQDLIEKIRLMADTRCFKFLFTIHKTDDEDILAKDYFQTRIWESIELKTVNMGEIIIYLQRKLALKGLEKYLKFNKKDYELAYSLCDGNLRTLNKMMYKFFEICEYYDHFEPSELTNETANNKILTMAAIDTGIIDA, from the coding sequence ATGAGTAATAACAACGAAACGAATATTTACACGCAGGTAAAAGAGGTCTTCATGAACGAAGACGACGTCAAAAATTTCGTAAATTTAGACAAATCTATAAACTGCTACAATAAAATAGTATCCGTTTTAAAAAAGCCGCTCAAGCTCATCTTGTTTTACGGCAAGCCAGGAAGCGGCAAGACCTTTTTGCTAAATAAAATCACAGCCGATTTAAGCGAACAGCAAAATATAATATTTTTCCCGCACCCTTTTTTCAACGAAGCGACGTTTATCGGGGCGCTTTGCGAGAGGCTCTTTGGCGAGAAAAAAGACGGTATAGAAAATTTTGAAATTTTCATAAAAGAATACGGTAAGAAATTTAAAGACAGAGAGGAAATTTTACAAAATCAAGTGATCGTGATCCTTGACGAGGCGCAGCTTTATCCGCAAGATCTCATCGAGAAGATACGTCTCATGGCAGATACAAGGTGCTTTAAATTTTTATTTACGATACATAAAACAGACGATGAAGACATCTTGGCAAAAGACTATTTTCAGACCAGGATCTGGGAGAGCATAGAGCTAAAGACCGTAAATATGGGCGAGATAATCATCTATCTGCAAAGGAAGCTGGCTCTAAAAGGGCTTGAAAAATATCTAAAATTCAATAAAAAAGACTATGAACTGGCGTATTCGCTTTGCGACGGAAATTTACGAACGCTAAACAAAATGATGTATAAATTTTTTGAAATTTGCGAGTATTACGATCATTTTGAGCCATCAGAGCTCACAAACGAGACCGCTAACAATAAAATTTTAACTATGGCGGCTATCGACACGGGGATCATCGATGCTTGA
- a CDS encoding CDC27 family protein yields MLDTAEIKKLEERYEAYARKHRSIFKKLPSLNKNSKILIAELLAIVALVVVLVLLSIDSPQQKIAVTSAPKEQNQTKSTISEVKEKSAQAKMRFEDNKKQDELVDKIAQKIEQTLKTGEQNGSEETSSKPKAQNRQKDGSQQGWLRLNFINSEDGKDFFDERDDTMKSIPLPREEKIMLDPSEPPAKKAKINIEVSSAKDEQSALKEQFIRTSNPAFALDLARINFKEQKYQEALKWSLAANEIDNNLEESWVIFAKSKYKLKQKDDALRALREYNKNANKSSIGELIRQIENDAL; encoded by the coding sequence ATGCTTGATACAGCCGAGATAAAAAAGCTAGAAGAGCGCTATGAAGCCTATGCGCGCAAGCATAGAAGCATATTTAAAAAGCTACCAAGCCTAAATAAAAATTCTAAAATTTTGATCGCCGAGCTGCTTGCTATCGTGGCTCTAGTCGTCGTGCTGGTTCTTTTGAGCATAGACAGTCCGCAGCAAAAAATAGCTGTCACAAGCGCACCAAAAGAGCAAAATCAAACCAAATCCACCATCAGCGAAGTAAAAGAAAAAAGCGCACAGGCTAAAATGCGCTTTGAGGACAATAAAAAGCAAGACGAATTAGTCGATAAAATAGCACAAAAGATAGAACAGACGCTAAAAACCGGCGAGCAAAACGGCAGCGAGGAGACCTCATCTAAGCCAAAAGCACAAAATAGACAAAAAGACGGCTCGCAACAAGGTTGGTTAAGGCTAAATTTCATAAACAGCGAAGACGGCAAAGACTTTTTTGACGAGAGAGACGATACGATGAAAAGTATCCCTCTGCCAAGAGAGGAAAAGATCATGCTAGATCCTTCAGAGCCGCCTGCTAAAAAGGCCAAGATAAATATCGAAGTTTCAAGCGCCAAAGACGAGCAAAGCGCGCTAAAAGAGCAGTTTATAAGGACTAGCAACCCTGCTTTCGCACTCGATCTTGCACGCATAAATTTCAAAGAGCAAAAATATCAAGAGGCGCTGAAATGGTCGCTAGCGGCAAACGAGATAGACAATAACCTAGAAGAGTCGTGGGTGATATTTGCAAAGTCAAAATACAAACTAAAACAAAAGGACGACGCTCTAAGGGCGCTTAGAGAATACAATAAAAATGCGAACAAAAGCTCGATAGGTGAGCTTATCAGGCAAATAGAGAACGATGCGTTATGA
- a CDS encoding GspE/PulE family protein, which yields MNTAESTLIKIFEQSEKLNKEQIAQIINLKSSTHQPLIKILTEQNFISEDDFMQISAELYRRGRIDIDAISKELELDVKGFLKYVCAKFKIEFFNLDDVDIDYRICEKISTNQLKMYGALPVKEDEISVYVAFKNPFDVMAQDKVQNFFNRKLLKVVAAEPSQIEKYTNKLALNESIKDIVAEIRKELSSSASGSSNTESSGILKLIEVILKTSIQSRASDIHIEPTETNCIVRSRIDGMLSETFIFDKDIYPPMVSRMKLLSNMDIAERRRPQDGRFSAQILDKEYDFRISTLPILNGESIVLRILDKSKVIINLENLGMHPQNFNKFKKAMKAPYGIILVTGPTGSGKTTTLYGALNDIKSIKTKIITVEDPVEYQLNMIQQVHVNEKSGLTFVSALRSILRQDPDIIMIGEIRDQETLRIAIQAALTGHLVFSTLHTNDAISALPRMIDMGIEPYLVSGALVCIEAQRLVRKLCPHCKQKITPPQNALEEIKKYLPEEYQFYTHVGCPNCSQTGYLGREMISEILPISDTIASMVANNASKDDIKKVAYDEGFIDMFHDGIVRAARGITTIEEVYRVAKI from the coding sequence ATGAATACGGCCGAATCGACCCTTATAAAGATATTTGAACAAAGCGAAAAGCTGAACAAAGAGCAGATAGCGCAAATCATAAATTTAAAATCAAGTACGCATCAGCCTTTGATCAAAATTTTAACCGAGCAAAATTTCATCAGCGAAGATGACTTCATGCAAATTTCAGCCGAGCTTTATAGGCGTGGACGCATTGATATAGACGCGATCTCAAAAGAGCTCGAGCTTGATGTGAAGGGCTTTTTAAAATATGTCTGCGCTAAATTTAAGATCGAGTTTTTCAACCTTGACGATGTAGATATAGATTATAGAATTTGCGAAAAGATCAGCACCAATCAGCTAAAAATGTATGGCGCGCTGCCTGTTAAAGAGGACGAGATCAGCGTTTATGTGGCCTTTAAAAATCCATTTGACGTAATGGCGCAAGATAAGGTGCAAAATTTCTTCAATCGAAAGCTACTAAAAGTAGTCGCCGCCGAGCCCTCACAAATAGAAAAATACACAAACAAGCTAGCACTGAACGAAAGCATAAAAGACATCGTCGCCGAGATCAGAAAGGAGCTCTCAAGCTCTGCCAGCGGCAGCTCGAACACAGAAAGCTCAGGAATTTTAAAACTCATCGAAGTCATTTTAAAAACCTCGATCCAAAGCCGCGCCAGCGATATCCACATAGAGCCCACAGAGACCAACTGCATCGTAAGAAGCAGGATAGACGGCATGTTAAGCGAGACATTTATCTTTGACAAAGATATATATCCGCCGATGGTCAGCCGTATGAAACTACTTTCAAACATGGACATAGCCGAGCGCAGACGCCCTCAAGACGGTCGTTTCTCGGCACAGATCTTAGATAAAGAGTATGACTTTCGTATCTCCACGCTACCGATACTAAACGGCGAGAGCATAGTTTTGCGTATCCTTGATAAATCAAAGGTCATCATAAATTTAGAAAATTTAGGCATGCATCCGCAAAATTTCAATAAATTTAAAAAAGCCATGAAAGCGCCATACGGCATCATCCTAGTCACCGGCCCTACCGGCTCTGGTAAGACGACTACGCTTTACGGCGCACTAAATGATATAAAAAGCATAAAAACAAAGATCATCACCGTAGAAGATCCGGTCGAGTATCAGCTAAATATGATCCAGCAAGTGCATGTGAATGAAAAATCGGGGCTTACCTTCGTCTCGGCGCTTCGTTCTATTTTAAGGCAAGATCCTGACATCATAATGATAGGCGAGATCCGCGATCAAGAGACGCTTCGTATCGCGATACAAGCCGCCCTCACAGGCCACCTTGTCTTTTCTACGCTTCACACCAACGACGCCATAAGCGCCCTACCACGTATGATAGACATGGGCATAGAGCCTTATCTGGTTAGTGGTGCGCTCGTTTGTATAGAGGCTCAAAGGCTCGTTCGTAAGCTCTGTCCGCACTGCAAACAAAAGATCACGCCTCCTCAAAATGCCCTTGAGGAGATCAAAAAATATCTACCCGAGGAGTATCAGTTCTACACTCATGTCGGATGTCCGAACTGCTCTCAGACAGGCTATTTGGGGCGCGAGATGATAAGCGAAATTTTGCCTATCAGCGATACGATAGCCAGCATGGTCGCAAACAACGCCAGCAAAGACGACATAAAAAAAGTAGCCTACGACGAGGGCTTCATAGATATGTTTCATGACGGCATCGTCCGCGCAGCAAGGGGCATAACCACGATAGAGGAAGTTTATAGGGTCGCTAAGATATGA